In one window of Bacillales bacterium DNA:
- a CDS encoding acyl-CoA desaturase, with translation MKDLHSFGWYAGKIAPHLPKQAFRPVPGRLWGGLAYLLVTMSVMASIILFELGPWINLVLAIVLGFCFTGMGFLGHEILHGAVLRNRKWRDFLGAVAFFPLSTGPRLWRMWHNSNHHKHTQHEEHDPDSWPSMKIWVKSKFLRFVYKMPFPIRSFLSFCSLSVTFSMHSTRMFATYLRQFKAEDRKKVWLQFILPWTVWFALLFAIGFEKWFFAYFLPLLIANFIVMCYISTNHRLNPLVPVNDPLANSLSVTLPKWVDVLHFNFSYHTEHHLFPGMSAKYYPLVKQLIKQKWPDRYHEMPMGKALKALWRTPRVYFEGSELIDPHQGRLYGSLGHGLNPSNIRFRKRLKKERA, from the coding sequence ATGAAGGATTTGCATTCGTTTGGGTGGTATGCGGGAAAGATTGCCCCGCATCTGCCAAAGCAGGCGTTCCGTCCGGTTCCCGGACGTCTTTGGGGCGGACTTGCTTACTTGCTTGTTACGATGTCTGTAATGGCGTCGATTATCCTTTTCGAGCTTGGTCCTTGGATCAATCTCGTGCTGGCGATCGTGCTCGGTTTTTGTTTTACGGGCATGGGTTTTTTAGGACATGAAATTTTGCATGGCGCGGTTTTGCGCAACCGGAAATGGCGCGATTTTCTCGGTGCCGTTGCTTTCTTTCCGTTAAGCACGGGCCCGCGTCTCTGGCGGATGTGGCATAACAGCAACCATCATAAACATACGCAGCATGAAGAACATGATCCGGATTCTTGGCCGTCCATGAAGATTTGGGTGAAGAGCAAGTTTTTGCGTTTCGTTTACAAGATGCCGTTTCCGATACGCTCGTTTCTCTCGTTTTGTTCGTTGTCGGTGACGTTTTCTATGCATTCGACACGAATGTTCGCGACTTATTTGCGGCAATTTAAAGCGGAGGACCGGAAAAAAGTGTGGCTGCAGTTTATTTTACCGTGGACGGTTTGGTTCGCGTTGTTGTTCGCGATCGGCTTTGAAAAATGGTTTTTTGCTTATTTTTTGCCGTTGCTCATAGCCAATTTTATCGTGATGTGCTACATTTCCACAAACCACCGGCTCAACCCTCTCGTTCCGGTCAACGATCCGCTTGCAAACAGCTTGTCCGTAACGCTTCCGAAATGGGTTGACGTGCTCCATTTCAACTTCTCGTATCATACGGAACATCATTTGTTTCCGGGGATGAGCGCAAAATACTATCCGCTCGTAAAGCAGTTGATCAAGCAAAAATGGCCCGACCGGTATCATGAAATGCCGATGGGCAAAGCGTTGAAGGCGTTATGGCGGACGCCGCGGGTATATTTTGAAGGGAGCGAGCTGATCGATCCGCATCAAGG